In Kitasatospora sp. NBC_00240, the following are encoded in one genomic region:
- a CDS encoding phage tail tape measure protein gives MSESFLPPVLVNLGADVAEFATAMTRSVAQLEEFAAAAQETSAVVAESFARMSAAALEMSAAVEEASTVAKTGLRQVASAARALDKAVLGMSETMPAAMGAVSGSAEEMAASADAAFVSIRESARLAAASVAEVGAASTGAAAATAAASTRSSVAAAEAGTAATATAAETEAAMGRVGATVSGATAGAAAALKKYTLGLGAAAFGAVETIHAASEFQGEMVRLRTSAGETGELLGGKLTGNLKLVSEGVLKMAIDTGTSTKELSEGLYKIESAGFHGAEGLRLLEVAAEGARAEGASLETVSNTLDSAMNSFGFDVDHVSGVMNAMVQTTAHGKASMEELSSALPVVMSKASAAGVSLQEMLGAMATMTAQGVTARQAAQNLQAAISHLSDQKEPARKAFASIGLDGQQLAKDLGKNGLTGTFDIVAEAIAKHTKDGMVLVETMNRSKQATEALKVMMEGMGPAAKTLSQGFLDGGVSLGDFNKAANSMPGLQGDLAKQFLALAKNSEGFSTMLKNGSGPSQTFIAEMSKMMGGSAGLNTYLELSGVHAQTFADNVDAIGKAAEDNSAHVEGFSEVQKTFGFHMSQLKETAATLGIAIGTMLIPYVEKFLGWVQRGATWVSSHKTAVQALAAVIGGVLVGSVIALGVAVAAAAGPEILIATAVIALAGAVVYAYKHFETFHRIVNAVGSYLATVFVNTWHLIGTVVHWFATTVMPLVKEAIHDVIDWFQAHKEVFRTAWEQVLHAVHAVVNWFNDNVLKWIRERVAEFVDWWGEHSHQIHQVWQFVWDYVKTIVQVWWDGYMKPVLSIIQGAWTVAWGIIKDTVKLAWDLISGVITTGIHYAENVIGLVLDIITLKWGKVWGDLRHLVSQAWDDITGYLGRVAGDFGSLLYDAGKNLINGLIKGIKSAAGGVKDAIGDIAGSVRSYWPFSPAKVGPLSGTGSLDIAGHNIGTMLATGMQRSAPLVTRASGGLAAAAAIGIGGAALAPAFAGAAPLAAGGRYAAGPPVVVNVTVQGSVLSERDLRTVLERQMYDLGAHNSQTWQPYRRQ, from the coding sequence GTGTCCGAGTCGTTCCTGCCACCGGTCCTCGTCAATCTCGGGGCGGATGTCGCCGAGTTCGCCACCGCGATGACGAGGTCCGTCGCTCAGCTGGAGGAGTTCGCGGCCGCGGCGCAGGAGACGTCCGCCGTCGTCGCCGAGTCCTTCGCGCGGATGTCGGCTGCGGCCCTGGAGATGTCCGCCGCCGTGGAGGAGGCGTCGACGGTCGCGAAGACCGGTCTGCGGCAGGTCGCCTCCGCGGCCCGGGCCCTCGACAAGGCCGTCCTGGGTATGAGCGAGACCATGCCCGCGGCCATGGGTGCGGTGTCCGGGTCCGCGGAGGAGATGGCAGCGTCGGCGGACGCGGCGTTCGTCTCCATCCGGGAATCCGCGCGTCTCGCGGCAGCCTCCGTGGCCGAGGTGGGCGCAGCGTCGACTGGCGCCGCAGCGGCGACGGCGGCGGCATCGACACGCAGTTCGGTCGCCGCGGCCGAGGCGGGCACGGCAGCGACCGCGACCGCCGCCGAGACCGAGGCGGCAATGGGACGGGTCGGGGCCACCGTCTCCGGCGCAACAGCCGGCGCCGCGGCGGCCCTTAAGAAGTACACCTTGGGGCTCGGGGCCGCGGCGTTCGGCGCCGTGGAGACCATTCACGCGGCGTCGGAGTTCCAGGGCGAGATGGTGCGGCTGCGGACGTCCGCAGGTGAGACGGGTGAGCTGCTCGGCGGGAAGCTGACCGGCAACCTGAAGCTGGTGTCCGAGGGCGTCCTGAAGATGGCCATCGACACGGGCACGTCGACGAAGGAACTCTCCGAGGGCCTCTACAAGATCGAGTCGGCGGGGTTCCACGGCGCCGAGGGCCTGCGCCTGCTGGAGGTCGCGGCCGAAGGCGCCCGCGCGGAAGGCGCGAGCCTGGAGACCGTCTCCAACACCCTCGACAGCGCCATGAACTCGTTCGGGTTCGACGTCGACCACGTGTCCGGCGTCATGAACGCGATGGTCCAGACGACCGCGCACGGCAAGGCCTCCATGGAGGAACTGTCCTCCGCGCTGCCCGTCGTCATGAGCAAGGCGTCCGCCGCCGGCGTCTCCCTGCAGGAGATGCTCGGCGCGATGGCGACCATGACCGCGCAGGGTGTGACCGCGCGTCAGGCCGCGCAGAACCTGCAGGCCGCGATCTCGCACCTGTCGGACCAGAAGGAACCCGCCCGGAAGGCGTTCGCATCCATCGGCCTCGACGGACAACAGCTCGCCAAGGATCTCGGCAAGAACGGCCTCACGGGCACGTTCGACATCGTCGCGGAGGCGATCGCCAAGCACACCAAGGACGGCATGGTCCTGGTCGAGACGATGAACCGCAGCAAGCAGGCCACGGAAGCCCTCAAGGTGATGATGGAGGGGATGGGCCCGGCTGCGAAGACCCTGTCGCAGGGTTTCCTCGACGGCGGTGTCAGCCTCGGCGATTTCAACAAGGCCGCCAATTCGATGCCCGGCCTGCAGGGCGACCTTGCGAAGCAGTTCCTCGCCCTCGCCAAGAACTCCGAGGGCTTCAGCACGATGCTGAAGAACGGCTCCGGCCCCTCGCAGACGTTCATCGCCGAGATGTCGAAGATGATGGGCGGCTCCGCCGGCCTCAACACCTACCTCGAACTGTCCGGCGTCCACGCCCAGACCTTCGCGGACAACGTCGATGCGATCGGCAAGGCCGCAGAGGACAACTCGGCGCACGTCGAAGGCTTCTCCGAGGTCCAGAAGACCTTCGGCTTCCACATGTCGCAGCTCAAGGAGACCGCCGCGACCCTCGGCATCGCCATCGGCACCATGCTGATCCCGTACGTGGAGAAGTTCCTCGGCTGGGTTCAGCGCGGAGCCACATGGGTGTCGTCCCACAAGACCGCAGTACAGGCCTTGGCCGCCGTCATTGGCGGGGTTCTCGTCGGATCCGTCATCGCCCTCGGCGTCGCCGTCGCGGCAGCCGCAGGCCCGGAGATCCTCATCGCCACCGCGGTCATCGCCCTGGCCGGGGCAGTCGTCTACGCCTACAAGCACTTCGAGACTTTCCACCGCATCGTCAACGCCGTCGGCTCCTACCTCGCCACCGTCTTCGTCAACACCTGGCACCTGATCGGCACCGTCGTCCATTGGTTCGCGACGACCGTCATGCCACTCGTCAAGGAAGCCATCCACGACGTCATCGACTGGTTCCAGGCACACAAGGAGGTGTTCCGCACCGCCTGGGAACAGGTACTGCACGCGGTCCACGCCGTCGTGAACTGGTTCAACGACAACGTCCTGAAGTGGATCCGGGAGCGGGTTGCCGAGTTCGTCGACTGGTGGGGCGAGCACTCCCACCAGATCCACCAGGTTTGGCAGTTCGTGTGGGACTACGTCAAGACGATCGTGCAGGTCTGGTGGGACGGCTACATGAAGCCCGTCCTGTCGATCATCCAAGGTGCCTGGACCGTGGCCTGGGGCATCATCAAGGACACCGTGAAGCTCGCCTGGGACCTCATCTCGGGCGTCATCACCACCGGCATCCACTACGCCGAGAACGTCATCGGCCTCGTCCTCGACATCATCACCCTCAAGTGGGGCAAGGTCTGGGGCGACCTCAGGCACCTCGTCTCCCAAGCCTGGGACGACATCACCGGCTACCTCGGCCGCGTCGCAGGCGACTTCGGGAGCCTCCTGTACGACGCCGGAAAGAACCTGATCAACGGCCTCATCAAAGGCATCAAGTCCGCCGCCGGCGGCGTCAAGGACGCCATCGGGGACATCGCCGGCAGCGTCCGCAGCTACTGGCCTTTCTCCCCCGCCAAGGTCGGACCCCTGTCCGGCACCGGGTCCCTCGACATCGCCGGTCACAACATCGGCACGATGCTCGCCACCGGCATGCAACGCTCGGCGCCTCTCGTCACCCGGGCCTCCGGAGGCCTCGCTGCGGCCGCCGCCATCGGCATCGGCGGCGCCGCACTCGCCCCCGCCTTCGCGGGAGCAGCGCCGCTCGCAGCCGGGGGCCGGTACGCCGCCGGGCCGCCGGTCGTCGTCAACGTGACCGTTCAGGGCTCCGTCCTGTCGGAGCGCGACCTGCGGACCGTCCTGGAGCGGCAGATGTACGACCTGGGTGCTCACAACTCGCAGACATGGCAGCCCTACCGGCGCCAGTAA